The DNA window gcCATCATTGGCTTTCTCGGTAGCATATTTCTCAGTATTTCTTTTAACTTGTCCTTTTTCAACTGTTTCACGGTAGGAAAATCACGGTGGAATGGATATACCACCACATCTGCAAAAATACCTCAATGACCTTGATTCAGATCTATATGAAAAGAGAAACATCGAATAAATAACAATTAATCATAGGAAGAACCTAAAATacgaaaaagataaaaaaaagtcTAACCCCATTAAAGTGCATATCTCCATCATATTTTTGAAGATCTTGTATCGATTGAAAGAGAatggagaaagaaagaagaaaataaatggtTGTGGTGGCGGAGgaaggagaagaaagaaaaagtgGTGGCGGTTAATCTAAGATTTTTATCTGAGATGTTttcaaatatgaaataatttaaattaaaaatattttcaataataaaattaaaaataaattaggtaataaataaaaataagttaaataataaaactaataaaatcagaaaataaaattaCGCTAACATTGTCATATAATCAAATTTaatgtttcttttaaaaaattaacagAACGAACTATTTTATGTAAcagaatattttttaagaaattacgatataatatttttttaattaagaaaacAAGGAGAAACCATAAATTAAATTAAGGCGAAACcataaattaaattaagaaaacaaaataatataataattttttctttaaaagtcaaGTTTATAAAACCATATTAATACAAATTTTCAACAAATTTAGCGTTTTAGAAATGAAACGATATAGGAAGAAAgtaatttcaattaaaatcctTCTCTAACCCTTCCCTAAGTACTCCTAAAATATATTTCTATTACATTGTCACCGTCTCTCAGTTTCTTTCTGGTTTTAATAAAAGCAATAGCTAAACCGAATTTGTTTAAGAAAGCAACAGCGTAAGAAAGTTCACGAGAGTGACGTCAACAAAGAAAGATGAAAGAAACCGAACTCACTGGACGAAATCCACGTGTCTCATCGGTTACTTTACTCCCTCCCTCTATAAATATTCTCCCCATTAACCCATTCACCCAATCACCAAATTCTCGCcaaaacaattaaaacaaaaatcacTTTCAAAAACCGTATCACACAATTCATGGCTTCGCGCGTCGGCATCACTAATACCTCTTCTCCTACTTATTTAAACTCTTCACGTTTTCTATCTCCTTCCAAATTTTCCAATTCCTCTTTCCAACCCCAAAACGCTGCCTCCGCTTCCAATATGTTCAACAAATCGGTTCTTGTTACCGGTGGAGCCGGTTACATCGGTAGCCACACCGTTCTTCAACTTCTTCTCGGCGGTTTTAAAACCGTCGTTGTTGATAATCTTGATAATTCCTCTGAAGTTGCAATCCGTAGAGTCAAGGAACTCGCTGCTGAATTTGGGAATAATCTCAACTTTCACAAGGTGCTCTTTTCTTTTACcgttttttgcttaattttgatTAGTTGCAGTAATTTAGTGGATTTAGGTTTACGAATTTGTTCTTGCTGTTTTGAATTATGCAATTAGGACTTTTTATTTGATCTGTGTAGTTTTTGTGATTACTGTGAGTCCGAAAAGCTAATTATTGAAATAAGtgcttttattttcaaattaCGGTTTTTTCATTATGGTGTTTTGACCGAcggttttaattatattttgggcACTGCAGGTGGATCTCCGGGACAGGGCTGCACTGGAGAAAATTTTCGCTTCCACAAAGTAAGGGGTTAGGACACAACaagttttgttttttctttctttttttttttctttctaatttatGTGCAGTATAGGGCCAtttgttatatattttaaataaattgattttaatttatatttttaaaatggtttttattacaatttcttcaaaactatttttttataaattaaaagattaTTAAAATAAGAGATTAAAGGTTGTGTATATCATCCGATAGGATTATTGTCATGTCAGTATTTTAAAAATTCTTGTTCGTTACAATTtcttcaaaactatttttttataaattaaaagattaTTAAAATAAGAGATTAAAGGTTGTGTATATCATCCGATAGGATTATTGTCATGTCAGTATTTTAAAAATTCTTGTTCGTGcatatccttttttttttctctttaataaaaagtaattttaatttttataattattattagaaattttaatatatataaaagtttcattttttaaaataagatagAAATAtgttttttgaaataaaattaatttttcaatattgatgtgttttttttgtaaaaatttgttaatatttgttaacaaaatgatgaaacacttttaaaaagtatttaaaataaaaaagatgtaaCAAATAGGCCCACAGTATGACTGTTGTTTATGAAATGAAGGAAAAAGATTTGTTCCTTCCCTTTTGGTGCCTCATGTTCTCTTATACTTGTACTTGATCATTGATGTTATAACTATTTCTTATAgccttttattatttaattataggtTTGATGCAGTCATACATTTTGCTGGATTGAAAGCAGTAGGTGAAAGTGTGCAGAAACCGTTACTCTACTACAACAACAACTTGATTGGGACAATCACTCTGTTGGAAGTCATGGCTGCTCATGGATGCAAGAAGGTAAGTTCCTTCCTGTTTTTGGTCTTCCATGATAGACTTTAGGTGCATGGAGGGAACTGTTTTTATATGATGAGACTTCTATAGCAATGCTATGTATTTTGCTTGTTCTTATTGCCTGGGATATATACATGTAACCAATTGAGTTGCCTAAATGGTGGGGGAGATTGGGTatgcatttttttttttcatttgttctGCATTTTTGTCATCTCACTGATTTTTGCCTAAATGGTGGGGGAGATTGGGTatgcatttttttttcatttgttctGCATTTTTGTTATCTCACTGATTTTGTATTTATTTGAATAATTTCAGCTTGTGTTCTCATCTTCAGCCACTGTATATGGTTGGCCAAAGGAGGTTCCATGTACTGAAGAGTTTCCTCTGTCAGCAGCGAATCCATATGGACGAACCAAGGTATGATTAGCATACTATTTAGAGAATTTGTTGGATGGTGAACTGGTTTTGACTTTAAATCTCTTGTTCAAAATATCATTTTGAAGTTGATGAATAATTTAAGGAGGATTCCTTCAAGTGATCTTGATATTAATTTTACTTTAATGTTTGTCTTGGAATATTGCAATGATATCTCATGAGATGCTTGTCATTCAGCTTACCATTGAAGAAATCTGTCGTGATGTCCACCGTGCTGAACCagattggaaaataatattattaagatACTTCAACCCTGTGGGTGCACACCCTAGTGGTTATATTGGGGAGGATCCTCGTGGAACTCCAAACAACCTCATGCCATTTATTCAGCAAGTAGCGGTTGGGAGACGGCCTGCACTGACAGTGTTTGGAAATGATTATAATACAGTTGATGGAACTGGGGTATGTTATCAAACAAAACATTGGATTGTTCTGTTGGGTGCATGAATGTATTTCTGGTTCTGAAGATTTACCTTTGATTTCTTAACCATGTATCTTATTGGATTGTTCTTACCTTATTCACAGGTTCGGGATTACATTCATGTTGTTGATTTAGCAGATGGACACATTGCTGCATTGCTTAAACTTGAAGCTGATATAGGTATTTTTCCAAACTTATCATTATCTTATCTCTTAATACTTAACATGTGTTGAAATTTTGAGACAGTGGTAAAGTGATATATTTATTGTTCTGAAGCTTGATGTCTTTAATATCCATGGTGTGTGTACAGGTTGTGAGGTTTATAACTTGGGTACTGGAAAGGGAACATCAGTTTTGGAGATGGTTAGAGCTTTTGAACAGGCATCTGGAAAGGTATAATGTTTTAGCATCTTGAATAATTTTGAGCTTTGTAAATTGTATGCCTAATAATTCCCATGATCATTTATGTTTTCAGAAAATTCCACTTGTGAAAGCTGACCGTAGACCTGGTGATGCTGAAATTGTTTATGCATCTACAGAAAAAGCTGAACGAGAACTTAAGTGGAAGTAAGTTTTGTTTTCTAGTTTCTTGTCTGGACTGGCTTCATCTTGTTAATAATCATCGTTCTCTTTCTGAGTTTCCTTGACTGAACAAATGCACAAGTAAAATAGTACATTTCTGTCTCAAATGTACAACTGTTCTGTTGTGAAACTTTTCAAATTAGTGATAAATGTTTCATGAAATTTACAACTGTTCTATTGAATGTTTTCATCATCTATGATGTGGCAGGGCAAAATATGGAATTGATGAAATGTGCCGTGATCAGTGGAATTGGGCTAGCAAAAACCCTTATGGCTATGGATCTCCAGATTCCACGGATTAACCTCGATAGTTACTAAATATACTATACAAGTGTTCTTTTCTGAACTCTTACATACCAATCACCATAGGTCCTGTGAGTTTAGTTTTTATCTTGTAGAGTTATATAAAGGAGACAAGTACTTGTACTATTGTGATTTCTAGTTACAGGTAATTAGGTAGTGATTTACCACAATAATTAATAGGTTATATATCTAGGCTCCACCTTATAGGTTATGAAGGCTTTCTGTTTTGTAAATTTAAAcaacatattttatttatatacgacatgatttatattttatttatatcatgatttatattttatttatatacgaTATGTTCACCTCATTATGGCATATTAAGCTTTTGATATTTAGCAGTGAATGAAAGTTCCATTAGCACTGTATGTAAATTTGACTTAATTCTCTGGTGTTCAATTCTGCTAGTCACCTCTTATCTATAAATTCATTTGTTGGATTATGTGTTGCCTTGttctttttaaattatgtctaAGTGTTGCATTATCTctcttttgaaataaaaaaatcacCAAAGAACCTCATTTTGGAGAAATCTGTCACATAGGAAGTGAGGGGTAGTGGAAGAATTCTTCAAATGAAGTCATCTTAATAGTGAAGTGATGAGAAATCGAGTCCATTGTTGAGGTTTTTCATTGACAAAACAACAAAAGTATGTTTCAAGACAATGATCGAAAACTTCTATCTAGCCATTTGGTTGGGGATGGTGAGAAAGAACTACTAAAAGCCGATGTAGTTCATAAAGTTATGAATACTTTTCAAAATTTGCTAATAAATGTTGTCTTTGTCACTATTATCTTTGTTGTACCATGAAGACCGTGAATTTCACcattaaaaaaaatgagaatttaaaaaaaataaaaattaacttgtTACTCCCAAAATTATAAGTTGCACCCTTCAAAGCTAAGCttttatctttatattttttgCTTAAAGTtactaattttcaaaaaatatacgtTTTTATCGGAAATTTGAGTGTGTattggaaattttgaaaaaataccgaatttttttctggaaatttttatcaaattttagaaaaattttgaaaaaattatcggATTTTTCGAAATTTCAAGTATTTTTTGCAAAAGAAAAATCTATAAtaccataaatttaaaattttctactgaaaatttgaaattttcgatatgtcaaaaattttaaattaattaaaatttccgGTATGATGTACCGGAAATTTtcgatatttaaaaaaaaaactgtgatatcataaatttgaaatttctgatatgTATCTGAAATTGCAAATTCTTTGTATCTCAATATTTTTCAACAAcgataaaattgaattaaaaaaatatgggAGGTGCTAGGTAAAAAAAAGAGTGACaaattaatttctaaaaaaaaatctaagATATGCTCCATTAAAATGCAGAGGTAAAGCTAGAAAATGAACATACTTTATGAGGCGGTCAGTTGACttataaaaaattaagaaaatttctttacccacctccctatgggggtcaccccagcgaaaaaccaattttaccccgcttcggaaatgcatttctgaaatatattttttttcaaaatttttccagacttcggaagtgcatttccgaaaaatcccaaaaattgggattttgactaattcggagatgcatctccgaaacaacaaaaaaaatcttaaaaaatcccaaaaattaattttaggatattaattaattcacatatcataaatttgatataatttatgagtaataaataataataattatatattttgatataatttatgagttatgaataatagttattatatatttctatcctaattcaaattttaaaatttaaaataattttaattaaaaaaattaaaataatttcacttacaaaataagttataattttttatttatatatttataataattgttaatctttataaaaaaataacatatttttattttaaaacaaaactcacatttttattttctttaaaaaaatcatattcaattaattaaagtaaataataaaattgtttcaattttaaatagaataaaaaataatgctcAAAACGTGCATAAGTAATGAATAATAAGCACacaaatatgtaaaaataaaaaatatatataatattttttaaaatgtttaaaaatgattacaaaatattatcaatttcattgttcactttatataatatttttggattaatcattaatccttgtttgtttttatatttattgtttatatagtttttatattttaacgcactatttaaaaatataacaatttttatagtgtatataaagtatatataatataagtttatttaaataaaaataacaaaatttgattgaaggtcagattttttttttatttcaatataacgtttattatttattaatattaaaaaactgatttgtatatattatatttcAAAATGAAACAACTTTATTTCAATATAATGTTTATATAAACtgatttgtatatattatatttaaaaatgaaacaactttattatttatattaaatgaattcaatatgattaaatttaaataaaattaaaaataaaattcaaaaatatttagcattatgattttttttatatgaagtaTAATTAGATAGATatacaaaaatgtgaaaaatctattttatgtATGAGAATAGAGAATTATGATTTATTAGAGAGGAAattatttattactaaaaataggagaaaattattttaagtaagaatcttgagaaaattattttaagtaagaatcttgatttatataagttaataaaataatttttaactttaaaattgtttaggaaattttgattcaccttaattttattgatttaccttcattttattgattcactttcattttatacctattaatggtattgattcacctttattttaattttttaataattattgaattatttcggaagtgtatatccgaaacattccaagaccaatttggtcttggaatatttcggatatgcatctccgaaaacacctctctctgatgttttcggaaatgcatttccgaaaattcaaaaaaggggtgttttcgaaaatgcatctccgaaaacacttttttttcgtgttttcggaagtgcattttcgaaaacaccttttttttcaataaaagtacgttttcggaaatgtatttcctaAATAAGGGATATTTTGATAATTTCGCTAGAGGTgggtaagaaggttaggaggtgggtaaagaaattttcaaaattaaactaaactatTTTGGTTAAAGCGAAGAATACCATGAAAAAAAGACTTACATTAAAAGATGTAGAAGTTAAAGACAaagaataaaacaaagaaaactatcaaaagagaaagtgataaaaaaataaatctttGCAAATTCTAAAAACTCATAAGGGTTGAAAAAAACCTTAAAGAAATATCATCATTCATTCCGATACATTTCTAGTGCAGAAAGAAATGTCACTTAAAAGCAAAATTGTCAATCCAAAGTAAATTTAAAAGATAATAATCTTTTACCATATGTCTGTTACCATATATCTGTTAATAATTTTATGCAGGCCAATGATAAACAATAGGATGTTGATATCGTTAGAGACCTTTTTGATGCGTCGGATATGGAAAAAATTCGGTCAGTTCCTTTGCTTCAAGAAGTTACAAAAGATAAAATGATTTGGAAGGATGACCAGGATGGTATCTATAGTGTGAGAACGAGTTATAATATGTGGCATCACGCGGTAAGAGGTACTGAGGTGGTGGGAGGAGCAGAGAATTGGGGAAGTATTTGAAAGATCAGAGCACCTCCTAGAGTCAAGCACCTTCTTTGGCGAATTTGTAGAGATTGCCTTCCTACTCGAGAGAGACTCAGGAATCGCTTTGTGATGTGCCCGTCAGCCTGTCAGTTCTGTGATAGTATAACTGAGGATGAATGGCATCTTTTTCTGACTTGTATAGTTACTAATCAGTGTTGGAGGGCAACAGGTTTGTCTCATCTTATAGAGTCCCGATTACATTCCTTTCAAGATATTAAATCTCTTATCTTTGATATCTGTTCGAAGGAAAGCAGAGAAGTCTCAGGTAGATTTGCCGTTATGTTAGACGTTATTTGGAAAAATAGGAATGACTATCTCTGGCATAATGAGCAAGAAGAAGCGTCAGCTTTGGGTTTAAAAGCGACTTACGTATGGAATGAATGGTTTCAAGCCCAAGAGAGAATGACTAGTAATGCTCGTCCCAATCATGTTCTAGATTGGAGTCCACCTCCCGTGGATTGGCTTAAATGTAACGTTGATGCGGcttttaataataacaacaacactaCTAATAGGGGGTGGTGTGTGCGTAATCACTTTGGCAACTTTATCTATGCAGGTATAGTATGGGATCCAGAAACTCTTCCCGTCTTTGAAGCTAAAGCCTTGGCTCTTAAAGAGGCTATCCTTGGGGCTATATCCTCGAATTTGGAGTTCGTAATTTTTGAAAGTGATTCCCGAATTGTTACACAAGCTGTCCACTCAAATAAAAAGGGAGACTCTGAGTTTTGTCTTATTATTGAATCTATTTGTGGTTTATTACGGTCCTTTaaaaactttgaggtaaagtttgtcaaacgtcaagcgaattcggttgctcaTTCTCTTGCaagggcggccaattcttgggctCGACGTAGTTTATTGAGTTCGACTCCTCTTTGTATTGAACATCTTTTGATTAATGAAAGTCGTTAAGTgtgttttattcaaaaaaaaagataataagaGCAAAATATGTCTCATGAAAAATCActaaggctttgtttgcgagtttgaaaAGGAGGGGAGAGGAAGGCTtccgaaaataaaatttaaaaaatatatagaaaaatattgatattttttgaaataatgattttgtttaaaatgataaaagagtcattatcattactaaatagtttgttatactattttatctaaaagatatttagaaaatttatgtaagccctccaaaatcctccttcaatacaatttttgagttccccattttatggggtttttggtgttatgaataaaatcaagccctccaaaaccctcttacccaaaatctttttattcttttcaccaa is part of the Vicia villosa cultivar HV-30 ecotype Madison, WI linkage group LG2, Vvil1.0, whole genome shotgun sequence genome and encodes:
- the LOC131652495 gene encoding UDP-glucose 4-epimerase GEPI48-like produces the protein MASRVGITNTSSPTYLNSSRFLSPSKFSNSSFQPQNAASASNMFNKSVLVTGGAGYIGSHTVLQLLLGGFKTVVVDNLDNSSEVAIRRVKELAAEFGNNLNFHKVDLRDRAALEKIFASTKFDAVIHFAGLKAVGESVQKPLLYYNNNLIGTITLLEVMAAHGCKKLVFSSSATVYGWPKEVPCTEEFPLSAANPYGRTKLTIEEICRDVHRAEPDWKIILLRYFNPVGAHPSGYIGEDPRGTPNNLMPFIQQVAVGRRPALTVFGNDYNTVDGTGVRDYIHVVDLADGHIAALLKLEADIGCEVYNLGTGKGTSVLEMVRAFEQASGKKIPLVKADRRPGDAEIVYASTEKAERELKWKAKYGIDEMCRDQWNWASKNPYGYGSPDSTD